A window of Companilactobacillus allii genomic DNA:
GAAAAATTATTTATTACGACTTACTGGTTGGGGAATATTTATGGGAATTGGTAACTTTATTATGAACCAATTCTTAGAACCAAGCTACCAAATGTCAATTCTTGGAGACAATATTTTTATAACCTTAGCATTAGGTGCTTCAATCATCATGCTTTGGAATTCGAAGCCACGAGTAAACAAGTATTTAGCTTTTATGCTATTAGTAGTTGGATGTGTTCCATTTTTGGAAGGTAGTTATCTGATATTGCCATTTATGTTTATTACAAATCTTACTTATACAAACATAAAACAGCGTGACTTATCATACTTGATTTTGGCAATATTCTTGGGGATATTAGAATTATCCATGAGTATTTCTACAATAGATATGAATAGCTTGTTATCGATATATGATAATATCGCAATGAATGCTAGTAGTATGTTCTTCATCCTACTAGTTCCAATGTTACATTTGTACAATGGTAAACAAGGTGAGTTAGGACACAGAATGAAATACTTATTTTACATTTTCTATCCAGCACATCTATGGATTATTCATTTATTAGCTAATTATTTAGTGAATTAAGACATCAAATACTGGAATCTTACAATTATGTAAGACTGTGCTAACGGTTCAGTTACATTCTTAAAAATCTATTTACTAAAGAATATCTAAGCGAGATAATTACCAATGATAAATGAATTTGAACGTTTATCAAATAATACTACATATCATATTGCTAAATCCGTAACTAAACAGTTTTTGGAGTCTGCCCGGCTCCGGAACTGTTTTTTTTGACGTTATTTTGTTGACGGAGAAAGATAATTTGCCAATACGTATAGTCTAGACTAATATAATCAA
This region includes:
- a CDS encoding TraX family protein gives rise to the protein MHKLNYNRETFKIILMLLMVLDHIPYFISPYLADGFHIITRVVAVGFGYLVVEGLKYTHSKKNYLLRLTGWGIFMGIGNFIMNQFLEPSYQMSILGDNIFITLALGASIIMLWNSKPRVNKYLAFMLLVVGCVPFLEGSYLILPFMFITNLTYTNIKQRDLSYLILAIFLGILELSMSISTIDMNSLLSIYDNIAMNASSMFFILLVPMLHLYNGKQGELGHRMKYLFYIFYPAHLWIIHLLANYLVN